In the Chromobacterium sp. ATCC 53434 genome, CGGACGTGGGCAAAGTCGTGGAGAGGGTCAATGGGCAAGAGCATAGACGATGTGGTGGCGAAGCTGGGCGACGCGCGTCGCTTGTCGGATGGCGCGCCGGGCATGCCGCGCCGCATGGCTGCGGCGTTGCCGGGCGATCTGGCGCTGGAGCTGATGGCCTTGGCGGCGGCGTTTCACGACAGCAGCGAGGCGCTGGCCGGCGAATTGCTGGGCGCGGCCATCGCCGACGCCTGGGACGCGCTGGACGACGGCCAGTTGTTGCAGGCCACCCGGGCCTGTCGCCGGCTGCTGGACGACGGCGAAGCGGGAGAGGGCTTGCCGCCGCTGCATTGAGCGAGGGCGGGACCGCCCGCCGGCGTACGGTCGACCGGCGAGGCGGCTTGATCAATCGGCCGGAACCGGGCTTGCCCGGGAATATGGCGACGCGACAGGGAGGACTGAATGGGATTGGCCTTGAAGACCTTGCTGACGGAACTGGAAGGGCAGCGCGCCGGCGGCCCCGATGTGGCGGCCGTGCTGACGCTGACGACGGTGCGCACGCTGGAAGTGCCGCTGGATATCGCCGCCTGCCGCGAGTTGCGGGTGCTGGCCCAGGTATTCAATGGGGACCAGGCCGAACTGGCGGCGGCGGTGCTGCGTGCGGCGCTGGTCGACATCCAGGAGCATCTAGACGACGATCTGGATCGTTTGGCGGTCGGCGCCAGGCGTCATATCGATTCGTGCGCGTGAACCGGGGCGAGGCCCCGTCTGCCGCCGCGACGGCGGCGAAAGAGCCGGGCTTGCCCGGCTCTTTTCATTGCGCCAGCAGTCCGGCGATTCGCTCGGCCAGTTTCTCGGGCCGAGTCAGCGGCGCGAAGCGCGCGACCACCCGGCCGTCGCGGTCGACCAGGAATTTGCTGAAGTTCCAGCGTATCGATCGACCCAGCAGGCCGCGCCTCTGCTGTTTCAGATAACGCCACAGCGGATGCGTGCCGGCGCCGTTGACGTCTATCTTGTCTGCCATGTCGAAGCCCACGCCGTAGTTGCGCTGACAGAAGGCGCCGATTTCTCCGGCGGAGCCCGGCTCCTGCGCGCCGAACTGGTTGCATGGAAAACCGATCACCGTCAGTCCCTGCGGGCCGAAGCGGCGGTGCAGCGCCTCCAGTCCGGCGTATTGCGGGGTGAAGCCGCAGCGGCTGGCGGTATTGACCAGCAGCAGCACCTGGCCGCGATAGGCGTCCATCGTCTGCTCGTCGCCGTCGAGGCGGCGGAAGGAAAAGTTGTAGATGCTCATGAGAGAGGTGGGGATGGTGGAGCGTCGATGATGGCGGGAGCGTTGCCGGCTGGCAAGCGAGTGGACATAAAAAGGGGGCGCAGCGGCAAGGGGGAACCGCGACGCCCCAAGAAGAAACAGCTTGCTGTGCAAAGGGCCGGCACAACCGGGATGTCGGCTAACCCTTTGTTTATCCTAGAACAGATGTCGAAAAATGCGAGCGGCTTTTGCATGCGGCGCACGCAAAAAAGGATGGCCGGGGCCATCCTTTTTTGTTCGGGCGCGGCGCGCTCAGGGACGCGGCAGCGTGACGCCGACCTGGCCCTGATACTTGCCGGCGCGGTCCTTGTACGACACGTCGCACACCTCGTCGGACTCGAAGAACAGCACCTGGGCCACGCCCTCGTTGGCGTAGATCTTGGCCGGCAGCGGCGTGGTGTTGGAGAACTCCAGCGTCACATAGCCTTCCCATTCCGGTTCGAACGGGGTGACGTTGACGATGATGCCGCAGCGGGCATAGGTGGATTTCCCCAGGCACACGGTCAGCACGCTGCGCGGGATGCGGAAGTACTCGACGGTGCGCGCCAGCGCGAAGCTGTTCGGCGGAATGATGCAATAGCCCTTGCCGGAGACTTCGACGAAGGAATTGGGGTCGAAACTCTTAGGATCGACGATGGTGCTGTTGATATTGGTGAACACCTTGAATTCGTCGGCGCAGCGGATATCGTAGCCGTAGCTGGAGGTGCCGTAGGAGATCAGCTTCTGGCCGTCGGCCGCCATTTTCACCTGATTGGGCTCGAACGGCTCGATCATGCCTTCCTTGTCCGCCATCCGGCGTATCCACTTGTCCGATTTGATGCTCATGGTCGTAGGCCCGTTGTGTCGATTGTGCGATGTTCGCGATTTTACCCGCTTAGCGTCATGTCGGGTGGCTGATATCCGCGGGGCGGGGACGCCGCGCCGGTTTGACCGGGGTCAAGCCGACCGCGGATTGCGGCGATATGCCGCATCCGTCCGGGAGGCGCTTCGATATACTAATGCAAACTATTCGCATTGATGGGCCTGTCTATGCAGTCATTGGATGGATTCCCGGTCGGCGCCTGCGGCATCGTGGAC is a window encoding:
- a CDS encoding glutathione peroxidase, which produces MSIYNFSFRRLDGDEQTMDAYRGQVLLLVNTASRCGFTPQYAGLEALHRRFGPQGLTVIGFPCNQFGAQEPGSAGEIGAFCQRNYGVGFDMADKIDVNGAGTHPLWRYLKQQRRGLLGRSIRWNFSKFLVDRDGRVVARFAPLTRPEKLAERIAGLLAQ
- the dcd gene encoding dCTP deaminase; its protein translation is MSIKSDKWIRRMADKEGMIEPFEPNQVKMAADGQKLISYGTSSYGYDIRCADEFKVFTNINSTIVDPKSFDPNSFVEVSGKGYCIIPPNSFALARTVEYFRIPRSVLTVCLGKSTYARCGIIVNVTPFEPEWEGYVTLEFSNTTPLPAKIYANEGVAQVLFFESDEVCDVSYKDRAGKYQGQVGVTLPRP